In Juglans regia cultivar Chandler chromosome 13, Walnut 2.0, whole genome shotgun sequence, the following proteins share a genomic window:
- the LOC109007088 gene encoding non-specific lipid-transfer protein-like protein At5g64080 translates to MAAKLSLSLVMCVLAISAVDFAQGASSQHAPAPSVDCSSLILNMADCLSFVSEGSTTTKPEGNCCVGLKTVLKADAACLCEAFKSSASLGVVLNVTKAMALPAACKVSAPAAANCALSLTPAAAPSDLSPEASPVSVAAPPEATSGENEIAPSPAPGSSGSSVLAISVGSLLVGLVVASFSSF, encoded by the exons ATGGCAGCAAAGCTAAGCCTTTCTCTAGTTATGTGTGTGTTGGCCATCTCGGCCGTTGATTTTGCGCAAGGTGCGTCCTCACAACACGCCCCAGCGCCGTCCGTGGACTGTTCCAGCCTGATCTTGAACATGGCTGACTGCTTGTCCTTCGTCTCCGAAGGTAGCACCACAACCAAGCCAGAGGGAAATTGTTGTGTTGGCCTCAAGACTGTGCTCAAGGCTGATGCAGCCTGCCTCTGTGAGGCCTTCAAGAGCAGTGCTTCTCTGGGTGTGGTCTTGAATGTCACCAAGGCTATGGCCCTTCCCGCTGCTTGCAAAGTCTCTGCTCCCGCAGCCGCAAACTGCGCAC TGTCTTTGACTCCTGCTGCTGCTCCTTCTg ATCTCTCACCGGAAGCTTCTCCAGTTTCGGTTGCTGCCCCTCCCGAGGCCACTTCTGGAGAGAATGAGATAGCACCGTCTCCAGCTCCAGGGAGCTCCGGTTCTTCAGTGCTCGCTATTTCAGTCGGATCCCTACTTGTTGGCTTAGTGGTTGCATCATTTTCTAGTTTCTGA
- the LOC109007089 gene encoding chlorophyll a-b binding protein CP24 10A, chloroplastic → MAATSGAVLNGLGSSFLCGGKRSQTLLSAAVGARSVGGAAGPRKVITMAAAQAKKSWLPGVRGGGNLVDPEWLDGSLPGDYGFDPLGLGKDPAFLKWYREAELIHGRWAMAAVLGIFVGQAWSGIPWFEAGAAPGAVAPFSFGTLLGTQLLLMGWVESKRWVDFFDPDSQSVEWATPWSKTAENFANSTGEQGYPGGKFFDPLGLAGTIKDGVYIPDVEKLERLKLAEIKHARIAMLAMLIFYFEAGQGKTPLGALGL, encoded by the exons atggctgcTACCTCTGGTGCTGTGCTAAATGGGTTGGGATCTTCCTTCTTGTGTGGAGGAAAGAGAAGCCAGACCTTGTTGTCTGCTGCTGTTGGAGCCAGATCAGTTGGGGGTGCTGCTGGGCCAAGGAAGGTGATTACCATGGCTGCTGCTCAGGCAAAGAAGTCTTGGCTTCCTGGTGTGAGAGGTGGTGGCAACTTAGTTGACCCAGAGTGGCTCGATGGGTC GCTCCCAGGTGACTATGGTTTTGACCCACTGGGACTTGGCAAGGACCCAGCATTCCTGAAATGGTACAGGGAAGCCGAGCTCATTCACGGAAGGTGGGCAATGGCTGCAGTGCTTGGGATCTTTGTCGGTCAGGCATGGAGTGGCATCCCATGGTTTGAGGCCGGAGCTGCCCCTGGGGCAGTTGCGCCATTCTCATTTGGAACCCTCCTTGGCACCCAGCTTCTCCTGATGGGCTGGGTTGAGAGCAAAAGATGGGTGGACTTCTTTGATCCTGACTCGCAATCAGTCGAGTGGGCCACGCCATGGTCGAAGACTGCTGAGAACTTTGCCAATTCCACCGGGGAGCAAGGTTACCCAGGCGGCAAATTCTTTGACCCCTTGGGTTTGGCGGGCACGATCAAGGACGGCGTCTACATTCCAGACGTGGAGAAGCTGGAGAGACTGAAGTTGGCCGAGATCAAGCATGCTAGGATTGCCATGCTAGCCATGCTAATTTTCTACTTTGAGGCTGGACAAGGGAAGACACCTCTTGGTGCTCTAGGCTTGTAA
- the LOC109007087 gene encoding probable protein phosphatase 2C 71 isoform X1: protein MISLKMAHLLFFSHSPTPRSLGFSRFFHFSSKPFLSNEISTPIREPKRRPTQHPILSKHISPSGSLSDDFVILETTECSDGSVLFRFGNASEVEKIHEKKTINDSGHNLCKQTEVDDLVDQISECREDGDVRDTNISVVENVSDPMSELRKGVFEGTVSKLASSASDFTSEVSGSYGSERSSMENAHIGVACPSMDDKDLSIDKMTNDVNGGKSDEGDVTEVMEVSAPLATESILNEKTADESVDVDKIESSIVLDESAPSSEWKEEFNACDTHGSNVSGFTNFEAVNLPSIESIPTGEEISTAGFFLYSGAASLPYPSKALTGGGDAYFVAVRNWLGVADGVGQWSLEGVNTGLYALELMENCEKIVLDPKSAPVIKPKELLIRSAAESQSPGSSTVLVAYFDGQVLHVANIGDSGLIVIRNGAVLKRSSSIVYDFNFRLQIKRGDNPSDFIECYKIDLDEGDVIVTATDGLFDNLYELEIASAISESLQTSLEPQDIAVYLATRAQEVGQSTRARTPFADAAQAAGYVGCTGGKLDDVTVIVSLVQRRSSSDSHRLRLFLDLWILHTSRHTAVNKELTRLEQVRISRGISSQWIKYTRT, encoded by the exons ATGATTAGTCTCAAAATGGCTCATCTACTCTTCTTCTCACATTCTCCCACACCTCGCTCTTTGGGCTTTTCTCGATTCTTCCATTTCTCCTCCAAACCTTTCCTGTCAAATGAAATTTCTACTCCAATTCGTGAGCCGAAGCGAAGGCCGACGCAGCACCCGATACTTTCCAAACATATCTCACCGTCTGGTTCTTTGTCCGACGATTTCGTCATCTTGGAAACAACCG AGTGTTCCGATGGCAGTGTGCTTTTCCGGTTTGGAAATGCTAGTGAGGTCGAGAAAATCCATGAGAAAAAGACCATTAATGACTCTGGACATAATTTATGCAAACAAACTGAAGTGGACGACCTTGTTGATCAGATCTCTGAATGTAGAGAGGATGGTGATGTTCGTGATACTAATATTAGCGTGGTAGAAAACGTAAGCGATCCTATGTCAGAATTGAGGAAAGGAGTGTTCGAAGGCACTGTATCCAAATTGGCATCTTCTGCATCTGACTTCACTTCTGAAGTATCTGGTAGTTATGGTTCAGAAAGAAGTAGCATGGAGAATGCTCATATTGGGGTTGCTTGTCCCTCAATGGATGACAAGGATCTTAGCATTGATAAAATGACGAATGATGTAAACGGGGGAAAAAGTGATGAAGGTGACGTGACTGAGGTAATGGAAGTGTCCGCACCATTAGCGACCGAATCGATTCTAAATGAGAAGACAGCGGATGAATCTGTTGATGTAGATAAAATTGAAAGCTCAATAGTG CTAGATGAGAGTGCCCCTTCCTCAGAATGGAAGGAAGAATTCAATGCATGTGATACACATGGAAGCAATGTTTCTGGATTTACAAATTTTGAAGCAGTAAACTTGCCTTCCATCGAGAGTATTCCGACTGG ggaGGAAATATCTACAGCAGGATTTTTCCTTTACTCTGGTGCTGCTTCATTGCCATATCCCTCTAAG GCATTGACAGGTGGAGGAGATGCTTACTTCGTTGCTGTCAGGAACTGGCTTGGTGTGGCCGATGGAGTTGGGCAGTGGTCACTGGAAG GTGTTAATACTGGACTATATGCCCTTGAGCTGATGGAGAACTGTGAAAAGATTGTGTTGGATCCCAAAAGTGCTCCAGTGATCAAACCAAAGGAGCTACTTATAAGAAGTGCTGCAGAATCACAATCTCCTGGATCATCTACTGTTTTGGTCGCTTACTTTGATGGTCAG GTCCTGCATGTGGCCAATATTGGAGACTCAGGACTTATAGTAATAAGAAATGGTGCTGTTCTTAAGAGATCATCCTCAATAGTCTATGACTTCAATTTTCGGTTACAGATTAAGAGAGGCGACAATCCCTCAGATTTCATAGAG TGCTACAAGATTGATCTGGATGAGGGAGATGTGATTGTCACTGCAACTGATGGCCTTTTTGACAATTTGTACGAGCTAGAGATTGCTTCAGCTATATCAGAGTCACTGCAAACGAGTTTGGAACCTCAG GATATAGCAGTGTACTTGGCCACGAGAGCTCAAGAGGTGGGGCAGTCAACACGTGCAAGGACTCCATTTGCAGATGCAGCCCAGGCAGCAGGGTATGTGGGATGTACTGGTGGCAAGCTCGATGATGTGACTGTCATTGTTTCATTGGTGCAAAGGAGATCCAGCTCTGACTCGCA CAGGCTGAGACTCTTTTTAGACCTTTGGATTTTACACACAAGTCGTCATACTGCAGTGAACAAGGAACTCACCCGATTAGAACAAGTACGAATTAGCCGTGGCATTTCCAGTCAGTGGATTAAATATACACGGACTTGA
- the LOC109007087 gene encoding probable protein phosphatase 2C 71 isoform X2 — MISLKMAHLLFFSHSPTPRSLGFSRFFHFSSKPFLSNEISTPIREPKRRPTQHPILSKHISPSGSLSDDFVILETTECSDGSVLFRFGNASEVEKIHEKKTINDSGHNLCKQTEVDDLVDQISECREDGDVRDTNISVVENVSDPMSELRKGVFEGTVSKLASSASDFTSEVSGSYGSERSSMENAHIGVACPSMDDKDLSIDKMTNDVNGGKSDEGDVTEVMEVSAPLATESILNEKTADESVDVDKIESSIVLDESAPSSEWKEEFNACDTHGSNVSGFTNFEAVNLPSIESIPTGEEISTAGFFLYSGAASLPYPSKALTGGGDAYFVAVRNWLGVADGVGQWSLEGVNTGLYALELMENCEKIVLDPKSAPVIKPKELLIRSAAESQSPGSSTVLVAYFDGQVLHVANIGDSGLIVIRNGAVLKRSSSIVYDFNFRLQIKRGDNPSDFIECYKIDLDEGDVIVTATDGLFDNLYELEIASAISESLQTSLEPQDIAVYLATRAQEVGQSTRARTPFADAAQAAGYVGCTGGKLDDVTVIVSLVQRRSSSDSQLRLFLDLWILHTSRHTAVNKELTRLEQVRISRGISSQWIKYTRT; from the exons ATGATTAGTCTCAAAATGGCTCATCTACTCTTCTTCTCACATTCTCCCACACCTCGCTCTTTGGGCTTTTCTCGATTCTTCCATTTCTCCTCCAAACCTTTCCTGTCAAATGAAATTTCTACTCCAATTCGTGAGCCGAAGCGAAGGCCGACGCAGCACCCGATACTTTCCAAACATATCTCACCGTCTGGTTCTTTGTCCGACGATTTCGTCATCTTGGAAACAACCG AGTGTTCCGATGGCAGTGTGCTTTTCCGGTTTGGAAATGCTAGTGAGGTCGAGAAAATCCATGAGAAAAAGACCATTAATGACTCTGGACATAATTTATGCAAACAAACTGAAGTGGACGACCTTGTTGATCAGATCTCTGAATGTAGAGAGGATGGTGATGTTCGTGATACTAATATTAGCGTGGTAGAAAACGTAAGCGATCCTATGTCAGAATTGAGGAAAGGAGTGTTCGAAGGCACTGTATCCAAATTGGCATCTTCTGCATCTGACTTCACTTCTGAAGTATCTGGTAGTTATGGTTCAGAAAGAAGTAGCATGGAGAATGCTCATATTGGGGTTGCTTGTCCCTCAATGGATGACAAGGATCTTAGCATTGATAAAATGACGAATGATGTAAACGGGGGAAAAAGTGATGAAGGTGACGTGACTGAGGTAATGGAAGTGTCCGCACCATTAGCGACCGAATCGATTCTAAATGAGAAGACAGCGGATGAATCTGTTGATGTAGATAAAATTGAAAGCTCAATAGTG CTAGATGAGAGTGCCCCTTCCTCAGAATGGAAGGAAGAATTCAATGCATGTGATACACATGGAAGCAATGTTTCTGGATTTACAAATTTTGAAGCAGTAAACTTGCCTTCCATCGAGAGTATTCCGACTGG ggaGGAAATATCTACAGCAGGATTTTTCCTTTACTCTGGTGCTGCTTCATTGCCATATCCCTCTAAG GCATTGACAGGTGGAGGAGATGCTTACTTCGTTGCTGTCAGGAACTGGCTTGGTGTGGCCGATGGAGTTGGGCAGTGGTCACTGGAAG GTGTTAATACTGGACTATATGCCCTTGAGCTGATGGAGAACTGTGAAAAGATTGTGTTGGATCCCAAAAGTGCTCCAGTGATCAAACCAAAGGAGCTACTTATAAGAAGTGCTGCAGAATCACAATCTCCTGGATCATCTACTGTTTTGGTCGCTTACTTTGATGGTCAG GTCCTGCATGTGGCCAATATTGGAGACTCAGGACTTATAGTAATAAGAAATGGTGCTGTTCTTAAGAGATCATCCTCAATAGTCTATGACTTCAATTTTCGGTTACAGATTAAGAGAGGCGACAATCCCTCAGATTTCATAGAG TGCTACAAGATTGATCTGGATGAGGGAGATGTGATTGTCACTGCAACTGATGGCCTTTTTGACAATTTGTACGAGCTAGAGATTGCTTCAGCTATATCAGAGTCACTGCAAACGAGTTTGGAACCTCAG GATATAGCAGTGTACTTGGCCACGAGAGCTCAAGAGGTGGGGCAGTCAACACGTGCAAGGACTCCATTTGCAGATGCAGCCCAGGCAGCAGGGTATGTGGGATGTACTGGTGGCAAGCTCGATGATGTGACTGTCATTGTTTCATTGGTGCAAAGGAGATCCAGCTCTGACTCGCA GCTGAGACTCTTTTTAGACCTTTGGATTTTACACACAAGTCGTCATACTGCAGTGAACAAGGAACTCACCCGATTAGAACAAGTACGAATTAGCCGTGGCATTTCCAGTCAGTGGATTAAATATACACGGACTTGA
- the LOC109007087 gene encoding probable protein phosphatase 2C 71 isoform X3 yields the protein MISLKMAHLLFFSHSPTPRSLGFSRFFHFSSKPFLSNEISTPIREPKRRPTQHPILSKHISPSGSLSDDFVILETTECSDGSVLFRFGNASEVEKIHEKKTINDSGHNLCKQTEVDDLVDQISECREDGDVRDTNISVVENVSDPMSELRKGVFEGTVSKLASSASDFTSEVSGSYGSERSSMENAHIGVACPSMDDKDLSIDKMTNDVNGGKSDEGDVTEVMEVSAPLATESILNEKTADESVDVDKIESSIVLDESAPSSEWKEEFNACDTHGSNVSGFTNFEAVNLPSIESIPTGEEISTAGFFLYSGAASLPYPSKALTGGGDAYFVAVRNWLGVADGVGQWSLEGVNTGLYALELMENCEKIVLDPKSAPVIKPKELLIRSAAESQSPGSSTVLVAYFDGQCYKIDLDEGDVIVTATDGLFDNLYELEIASAISESLQTSLEPQDIAVYLATRAQEVGQSTRARTPFADAAQAAGYVGCTGGKLDDVTVIVSLVQRRSSSDSHRLRLFLDLWILHTSRHTAVNKELTRLEQVRISRGISSQWIKYTRT from the exons ATGATTAGTCTCAAAATGGCTCATCTACTCTTCTTCTCACATTCTCCCACACCTCGCTCTTTGGGCTTTTCTCGATTCTTCCATTTCTCCTCCAAACCTTTCCTGTCAAATGAAATTTCTACTCCAATTCGTGAGCCGAAGCGAAGGCCGACGCAGCACCCGATACTTTCCAAACATATCTCACCGTCTGGTTCTTTGTCCGACGATTTCGTCATCTTGGAAACAACCG AGTGTTCCGATGGCAGTGTGCTTTTCCGGTTTGGAAATGCTAGTGAGGTCGAGAAAATCCATGAGAAAAAGACCATTAATGACTCTGGACATAATTTATGCAAACAAACTGAAGTGGACGACCTTGTTGATCAGATCTCTGAATGTAGAGAGGATGGTGATGTTCGTGATACTAATATTAGCGTGGTAGAAAACGTAAGCGATCCTATGTCAGAATTGAGGAAAGGAGTGTTCGAAGGCACTGTATCCAAATTGGCATCTTCTGCATCTGACTTCACTTCTGAAGTATCTGGTAGTTATGGTTCAGAAAGAAGTAGCATGGAGAATGCTCATATTGGGGTTGCTTGTCCCTCAATGGATGACAAGGATCTTAGCATTGATAAAATGACGAATGATGTAAACGGGGGAAAAAGTGATGAAGGTGACGTGACTGAGGTAATGGAAGTGTCCGCACCATTAGCGACCGAATCGATTCTAAATGAGAAGACAGCGGATGAATCTGTTGATGTAGATAAAATTGAAAGCTCAATAGTG CTAGATGAGAGTGCCCCTTCCTCAGAATGGAAGGAAGAATTCAATGCATGTGATACACATGGAAGCAATGTTTCTGGATTTACAAATTTTGAAGCAGTAAACTTGCCTTCCATCGAGAGTATTCCGACTGG ggaGGAAATATCTACAGCAGGATTTTTCCTTTACTCTGGTGCTGCTTCATTGCCATATCCCTCTAAG GCATTGACAGGTGGAGGAGATGCTTACTTCGTTGCTGTCAGGAACTGGCTTGGTGTGGCCGATGGAGTTGGGCAGTGGTCACTGGAAG GTGTTAATACTGGACTATATGCCCTTGAGCTGATGGAGAACTGTGAAAAGATTGTGTTGGATCCCAAAAGTGCTCCAGTGATCAAACCAAAGGAGCTACTTATAAGAAGTGCTGCAGAATCACAATCTCCTGGATCATCTACTGTTTTGGTCGCTTACTTTGATGGTCAG TGCTACAAGATTGATCTGGATGAGGGAGATGTGATTGTCACTGCAACTGATGGCCTTTTTGACAATTTGTACGAGCTAGAGATTGCTTCAGCTATATCAGAGTCACTGCAAACGAGTTTGGAACCTCAG GATATAGCAGTGTACTTGGCCACGAGAGCTCAAGAGGTGGGGCAGTCAACACGTGCAAGGACTCCATTTGCAGATGCAGCCCAGGCAGCAGGGTATGTGGGATGTACTGGTGGCAAGCTCGATGATGTGACTGTCATTGTTTCATTGGTGCAAAGGAGATCCAGCTCTGACTCGCA CAGGCTGAGACTCTTTTTAGACCTTTGGATTTTACACACAAGTCGTCATACTGCAGTGAACAAGGAACTCACCCGATTAGAACAAGTACGAATTAGCCGTGGCATTTCCAGTCAGTGGATTAAATATACACGGACTTGA